The bacterium genome includes a window with the following:
- a CDS encoding ORF6N domain-containing protein — MPSKDQSIILVNETIESKIFFIRGKKVIFDRDLAELYGVETRILNRVVRRNMDRFPEEFMFQLNKKEVEIWQSQFLISQIGTSSWGGTRKAPLVFTEHGVAMLSSVLNSKRAIQVNIQIIKTFIKLKEMIATNRELRIKIEGLEKKYDKSFKIVFDTLRKLFKEKENNPQKRIGFGGEK, encoded by the coding sequence ATGCCGTCAAAAGATCAATCAATTATCTTGGTTAATGAAACGATAGAGAGTAAAATATTTTTTATCAGAGGCAAGAAAGTTATATTTGATAGGGATTTGGCAGAGCTTTATGGGGTGGAAACGAGAATTCTTAATCGGGTTGTTCGTAGAAATATGGATAGATTTCCAGAAGAATTTATGTTTCAGCTTAATAAAAAAGAAGTTGAAATTTGGCAATCGCAATTTTTGATATCCCAAATTGGGACATCAAGTTGGGGCGGAACAAGAAAAGCGCCTTTGGTTTTTACTGAGCATGGAGTTGCTATGCTCTCCAGTGTTTTGAATAGCAAAAGAGCAATACAAGTAAATATTCAAATTATCAAAACTTTCATTAAGTTAAAAGAAATGATTGCGACTAATCGCGAACTGAGAATTAAAATTGAAGGACTGGAAAAGAAATATGATAAAAGTTTTAAAATCGTTTTTGATACCTTAAGAAAACTTTTTAAAGAAAAAGAAAACAATCCTCAAAAGAGAATTGGTTTTGGGGGAGAAAAATAA
- a CDS encoding RsmE family RNA methyltransferase, producing the protein MRLHRFIGNFSLEQNRFKIYDAEILNQARNVLRLGKGDSLILADGKLNEASVKIIESDKKFLEVEILEHNINKNEPEIYGVLYCSILKRENFEWVVQKATECGIKEIVPLVSARTVKLGFKKERLEKIIKEAAEQSGRGILPILYEPQKFDEALKSAEQNDLNLFFEMNYPLLDREELKVGKNKKIGIFIGPEGGWSGEELKLVKDEIEKNDKFKTAGLGKLTLRAETAAVVASWFVAQS; encoded by the coding sequence ATGCGTTTACATCGTTTTATCGGAAATTTTAGTTTGGAACAAAATCGCTTTAAAATCTACGATGCGGAGATTTTAAATCAGGCTAGGAACGTTTTACGTCTCGGGAAAGGCGACAGTTTGATTTTGGCTGATGGAAAATTGAATGAGGCCTCGGTGAAGATCATCGAATCGGATAAAAAATTTTTGGAAGTGGAAATTTTGGAGCATAATATAAACAAAAATGAGCCGGAAATATACGGCGTTTTATATTGTTCGATCTTGAAGCGGGAGAATTTTGAATGGGTGGTCCAAAAAGCGACTGAGTGCGGGATAAAGGAAATTGTTCCATTGGTGTCCGCCAGAACCGTAAAATTGGGTTTCAAAAAAGAAAGATTGGAAAAAATTATCAAGGAAGCGGCTGAGCAGTCAGGAAGAGGAATTTTACCGATTTTGTACGAACCGCAAAAATTCGACGAAGCGCTGAAAAGCGCGGAGCAAAATGATCTGAATTTGTTTTTTGAAATGAATTATCCTTTATTGGATAGAGAAGAGTTAAAAGTGGGGAAAAATAAAAAAATCGGAATTTTTATCGGCCCGGAAGGCGGTTGGAGCGGGGAGGAGCTGAAACTGGTAAAAGATGAAATAGAAAAAAACGATAAATTTAAAACAGCTGGTTTGGGTAAGCTGACATTGCGCGCAGAAACCGCGGCAGTAGTGGCTTCGTGGTTTGTGGCCCAATCTTAA
- a CDS encoding glycosyltransferase family 1 protein, whose protein sequence is MNKTELLINKKIKPHKIGIDARMYGAEQTGIGNYIRNLIINLAEIDKNNQYVIFLSEKEFDRFQLPGKNFKKIKTGSHWYSWREQIALPFDLLGERLDLAHFPHFNSPVLYPGRSVVTIHDITPFFFPGNKMNSLIRRLAFRLVFAASIKKASAVIAVSASTKRDIIRHFGAKESKITVTYEGVSDDFRILPNRDKIREELSAKYGIAKPFIFYTGVWRNHKNIVGLIKAFAIFKKDFGSAYQLVLGGKEDPFYPEVKKTIRSLNLENDIICPGFIPAGELCQFYNICSLFVIPSFYEGFGLVGLEAFASGAPVVASRITSLPEVLGESALYFDPNDHQEMAEAMKKVLTDSDLREKMIKSGHRRLEDFSWRRMAEETYKIYRKILEKNLSPEKP, encoded by the coding sequence ATGAATAAAACAGAGCTGTTGATTAATAAGAAGATTAAACCGCATAAAATCGGTATTGATGCCAGAATGTATGGCGCGGAACAGACCGGTATTGGCAATTATATCCGGAATTTGATCATCAATTTGGCGGAAATTGATAAAAATAATCAATATGTGATTTTTTTATCGGAGAAAGAGTTTGATAGATTCCAATTGCCCGGAAAGAATTTTAAAAAAATAAAAACAGGGTCTCATTGGTATTCATGGCGGGAACAAATCGCCTTGCCGTTTGACCTTTTGGGCGAGCGGCTGGATCTCGCGCATTTTCCGCATTTCAATAGCCCGGTTTTATATCCCGGAAGGTCCGTAGTGACCATCCACGACATTACTCCTTTTTTCTTTCCGGGAAATAAAATGAACTCATTGATAAGAAGATTGGCTTTCAGGCTGGTTTTTGCCGCCTCGATCAAAAAAGCCAGCGCGGTTATCGCCGTTTCCGCTTCCACCAAGCGTGATATAATAAGGCATTTTGGCGCCAAGGAAAGCAAAATAACCGTGACCTATGAAGGGGTTAGCGACGATTTCAGGATTTTGCCAAATCGTGATAAAATAAGAGAAGAGCTAAGCGCTAAATATGGCATCGCGAAGCCGTTCATTTTTTATACCGGTGTCTGGCGCAATCATAAAAATATTGTTGGGCTGATCAAGGCCTTTGCGATTTTTAAAAAAGATTTTGGAAGCGCTTATCAGCTGGTTCTTGGCGGCAAAGAAGATCCTTTTTATCCGGAGGTTAAAAAAACAATTCGCAGTTTAAATTTGGAAAACGATATAATTTGTCCCGGCTTTATTCCTGCCGGCGAATTGTGCCAGTTTTATAATATTTGCTCGCTTTTTGTCATCCCGTCTTTTTACGAGGGTTTTGGGCTGGTGGGACTGGAAGCGTTTGCTAGCGGCGCGCCGGTAGTTGCTTCTAGAATAACTTCGCTTCCCGAGGTATTGGGCGAAAGCGCATTGTATTTTGATCCCAATGATCATCAAGAAATGGCAGAGGCGATGAAAAAAGTTTTAACCGACAGTGATTTAAGGGAAAAAATGATCAAGAGTGGACATAGAAGACTGGAAGATTTTTCTTGGCGCCGCATGGCGGAAGAAACTTATAAAATCTATCGCAAAATTTTAGAAAAAAACTTATCTCCCGAGAAGCCATAA
- a CDS encoding DUF4012 domain-containing protein, whose product MQKYNISNGMNKKENGNDLGPYVLDLSRKEKEVLCEAQPVKSRFPFKKMIAGIILAAFLSIANYSTDLYKSFREIKNNYLTASAMSEENIAELGRLLEAVNFLPGTKETKKIKELAGSFEEFKSILGFDWPKKYLLVFQNPSESRATGGFIGSVGVLKIDGGKVESIKLNDVYNIDGQLIGNIEPPRPIKKISAAWSLHDSNWFFDFPTSSEKINWFYERAGGETMDGIIAINPKVVLDLLKAIGPVKVEKYGVELSEKNFIELTSRQVESEYDKTVNQPKLFLADFLKVLKEKLDSLPAYKKISIAKNFIVNLDQKDIQVNFKDSGAQAFVEDHNWAGKANYSEKDYLAIVHSSINGFKTDAVMDEAATLTSEIEEDGSVINTLTITRAHKGDESMDDWYKRVNSDYLRIYVPRGSELIEATGMTKDDHFVKDSAVDYSNFVKDELLTETENSKEVDLKNNVEILREAEKTVFASWVYVSLGESVTVSYRYRLPFKVDFDAPQATGSYSILFQKQSGARLKTINHEISFPENWRIIGNYADFTIKNGKISKVIDMESDKFSGVIFGK is encoded by the coding sequence ATGCAAAAATATAATATTTCCAACGGAATGAATAAAAAGGAAAATGGCAATGATTTGGGTCCTTATGTGCTGGACTTGTCGAGAAAAGAGAAAGAAGTCTTGTGCGAAGCGCAACCGGTAAAAAGCAGATTTCCTTTTAAAAAAATGATCGCCGGTATAATTCTCGCGGCGTTTTTAAGCATCGCGAATTACAGCACGGATCTTTACAAAAGTTTTAGGGAAATAAAAAATAATTATCTGACGGCGAGCGCCATGAGCGAAGAAAATATTGCGGAGCTTGGCAGGCTTTTGGAAGCGGTAAATTTTCTTCCCGGAACCAAGGAAACCAAGAAAATAAAAGAGCTGGCGGGCAGTTTCGAAGAATTCAAGAGTATCTTGGGTTTTGATTGGCCCAAGAAATATCTTCTCGTCTTTCAAAACCCGTCCGAATCCAGAGCCACCGGCGGATTTATCGGGAGCGTCGGGGTTTTAAAAATCGACGGGGGAAAAGTTGAAAGCATAAAACTGAACGATGTTTATAATATCGATGGCCAGCTTATCGGGAACATTGAGCCCCCGCGGCCGATAAAAAAAATAAGCGCTGCCTGGAGCCTGCATGACTCTAATTGGTTTTTTGATTTTCCCACTTCGTCGGAAAAAATAAACTGGTTTTACGAGAGAGCCGGAGGAGAGACGATGGACGGCATAATCGCGATAAACCCGAAAGTTGTTTTGGATCTGCTGAAAGCGATCGGACCGGTAAAGGTTGAAAAATATGGCGTTGAATTAAGCGAGAAGAATTTCATTGAGCTGACATCGCGGCAGGTGGAAAGCGAATACGACAAAACCGTCAATCAGCCCAAGCTTTTTTTGGCGGATTTTCTTAAGGTGCTGAAAGAAAAGCTTGATAGTTTGCCAGCGTATAAAAAGATTTCCATTGCCAAAAATTTCATTGTTAATCTGGATCAAAAAGATATTCAAGTGAATTTTAAAGATAGCGGAGCGCAGGCATTTGTTGAAGACCATAATTGGGCGGGGAAAGCCAATTATTCCGAAAAAGATTATTTGGCCATCGTGCACTCGAGCATTAATGGCTTTAAGACCGATGCGGTGATGGATGAGGCCGCGACTTTGACGAGCGAGATAGAAGAAGACGGTTCCGTAATTAATACGCTGACGATCACGCGCGCGCACAAAGGGGATGAAAGCATGGATGATTGGTATAAGAGAGTAAATAGCGATTATCTCAGGATTTACGTTCCCCGCGGCAGTGAACTTATCGAGGCGACAGGAATGACAAAGGATGATCATTTTGTCAAAGACTCCGCGGTTGATTACAGTAATTTTGTAAAAGATGAATTATTGACAGAAACAGAAAATAGCAAAGAAGTTGATTTGAAAAATAACGTGGAAATTTTGCGCGAAGCGGAAAAGACGGTTTTTGCTTCCTGGGTTTATGTCAGCCTTGGCGAGAGCGTTACCGTTTCGTACCGCTACAGATTGCCATTCAAAGTTGATTTTGACGCTCCGCAAGCCACCGGTTCTTACAGTATTTTGTTCCAAAAACAATCCGGAGCGAGGTTGAAAACGATAAATCATGAAATTTCTTTTCCTGAAAATTGGAGAATAATCGGTAATTACGCCGATTTTACGATAAAAAACGGAAAAATATCCAAAGTTATAGACATGGAAAGCGATAAATTTTCTGGTGTTATTTTTGGAAAATAA
- a CDS encoding dTDP-4-dehydrorhamnose 3,5-epimerase family protein yields MIEGVVIKKLKKNEDVRGWLVEIYRNDEIKYAPAMSYISSTKPGVARGPHEHKEQSDLFVFIGPGKFRIYLWDNRADSPTYKEKLEIEGGQDNQTAVLVPPGVVHGYKCISDVDGWCVNLPDKLYAGVDKKSEVDEIRWEKDPASPFKIE; encoded by the coding sequence ATGATCGAAGGAGTGGTAATCAAAAAATTGAAGAAGAATGAAGATGTTCGGGGATGGCTGGTGGAAATTTATCGCAATGACGAAATAAAATATGCGCCGGCAATGAGCTATATTTCATCGACAAAGCCGGGCGTTGCGCGAGGTCCGCATGAGCATAAAGAGCAATCGGACCTGTTTGTTTTTATCGGACCCGGCAAATTCAGGATATATTTATGGGATAATAGGGCCGATAGCCCGACTTATAAAGAAAAACTGGAAATAGAAGGCGGCCAAGATAATCAAACAGCCGTATTGGTTCCTCCCGGAGTAGTGCATGGGTATAAATGTATTTCCGATGTTGACGGGTGGTGCGTAAATTTGCCTGATAAACTTTATGCAGGGGTTGATAAAAAAAGCGAAGTTGACGAAATTCGCTGGGAAAAAGACCCGGCAAGTCCGTTCAAGATCGAATAA
- a CDS encoding DUF4325 domain-containing protein encodes MLTGEKILEIAKTKGKVVSKDITASFGVSRQYVNSIIGLLVSKNKLIKIGSTRKAFYVLPEYAQKHQEIFPVRFIKSFKNVSLEEHKVLDEVEKKSPLLSKLPENVRSIFTYAFSEMLNNAIEHSRSKIITVEVLIRDGVLSFMVKDSGMGVWRSVMQKKHLNSELEAIQDILKGKTTTMPKSHSGEGIFFTSRSADEFILDSYGYRLIFNNKLPDVFVQKVKKIKKGTGVIFKINIASSRHLNDIFKEYTNIGNGSDHGFDKTEIRVKLYVVGGIHVSRSQARRILSGLEKFKVILFDFDKVPMVGQAFADEIFRVFKQKHPDIKLEEENMNEAVKFMVDRAKNESNK; translated from the coding sequence ATGTTAACAGGAGAAAAGATCTTGGAAATAGCGAAAACAAAGGGAAAAGTGGTAAGCAAGGATATAACCGCTTCTTTTGGCGTTTCCAGGCAATATGTGAATAGCATCATAGGTTTGCTCGTATCGAAAAATAAACTTATAAAGATCGGTTCGACCAGAAAGGCTTTTTATGTATTGCCCGAATATGCCCAAAAACACCAAGAGATTTTTCCTGTGCGCTTTATAAAATCATTTAAAAATGTATCGTTGGAAGAGCACAAAGTTCTGGATGAAGTTGAAAAAAAATCGCCTCTGCTTTCTAAGTTGCCGGAAAACGTGCGAAGCATTTTTACTTATGCTTTTTCTGAAATGTTGAATAATGCGATTGAACATTCACGATCTAAGATTATTACAGTAGAAGTTTTGATTCGCGATGGCGTTTTGTCTTTTATGGTGAAAGATTCAGGTATGGGGGTTTGGAGAAGCGTGATGCAAAAAAAACATTTAAATTCAGAGCTTGAAGCAATACAAGATATTTTAAAAGGTAAAACAACCACTATGCCCAAGTCGCATTCCGGCGAAGGAATTTTTTTCACTTCGAGGTCAGCCGATGAATTTATTTTAGATAGTTACGGTTATAGATTGATTTTTAATAATAAGCTTCCCGATGTATTTGTCCAAAAAGTAAAGAAAATTAAAAAAGGCACTGGAGTTATTTTTAAGATAAACATAGCTTCAAGCCGACATTTGAATGATATTTTTAAAGAATATACTAATATTGGCAATGGTAGCGATCATGGATTTGATAAAACAGAAATACGAGTTAAGCTTTATGTTGTTGGCGGCATTCATGTTTCTCGTTCGCAGGCGCGCCGAATTTTGTCAGGCTTGGAAAAATTTAAAGTTATCTTATTTGATTTTGATAAGGTACCTATGGTTGGTCAGGCATTTGCCGATGAGATATTCAGAGTATTTAAGCAAAAACATCCGGATATCAAACTTGAGGAAGAAAATATGAATGAAGCGGTAAAGTTTATGGTCGATAGGGCAAAAAATGAGTCTAATAAATAG
- the lepA gene encoding translation elongation factor 4: MTEVKNNIRNFSIVAHIDHGKSTLADRLLEITGTVDKRKMSEQYLDSMDLEKERGITIKLQPVRMNYSLNGTEYILDLIDTPGHVDFNYEVSRSLAAVEGAILLVDATQGIQAQTLSNLYLAMEQDLVIIPVINKVDLPTANVEQVEKDIVKLLGCESDSILKISAKSGMGVDKVLETVIREIPSPKNNDDKPLRALIFDSYYDTFKGVIAYVKIVDGVVRAEDSVYLMASGAKGDVLETGIFIPELKKKDNLTSGEIGWIATGLKAIEKCRAGDTITSLKAESGKHKEEKEDQDIQNNQTIEPLPGYHEPKPVVYASFYPAEGDDYFYLREALSKLKLTDAAFTFEPESSSVLGKGFRCGFLGLLHLEIMAERIKREYNINFILTAPSVIYKIKRRNSEKGELEEIFSASHLPLPEVIAEMHEPWAKVDVITPADYIGKVMTLMESIRGIYIKTDYINDAHVIIQYEAPLANIITDLHDNLKSVSSGFASMSYDIIGWRRGDLVRLDILVGGDKVEAFSRIVVEKSAMEIGRAMAAKLKEAIPRSQFVIPIQAAIGGKIIARETISPYRKDVTKKLYGGDVTRKNKLLEKQKKGKKKMKAMGRVEIPQSVFIEIMKK, from the coding sequence ATGACAGAAGTAAAAAATAACATTAGGAACTTTTCAATTGTGGCCCATATAGACCATGGAAAATCGACCTTGGCCGATCGGTTATTGGAAATTACCGGAACAGTTGATAAAAGAAAAATGTCCGAACAGTATTTGGATAGCATGGATCTGGAGAAAGAGCGCGGGATTACGATTAAACTTCAGCCGGTCAGGATGAATTACTCTTTGAACGGCACGGAATATATTTTGGATCTGATTGATACTCCAGGCCATGTGGATTTCAATTATGAGGTTTCAAGAAGTTTGGCAGCCGTGGAAGGCGCGATACTTTTAGTAGACGCGACACAGGGAATTCAGGCGCAGACTTTATCGAATTTATATTTAGCCATGGAACAAGACTTGGTGATTATTCCGGTGATCAATAAAGTTGACCTGCCGACGGCGAACGTGGAGCAGGTGGAAAAAGACATAGTAAAATTATTAGGTTGCGAGAGCGATTCGATCTTGAAAATTTCCGCCAAAAGCGGTATGGGAGTGGATAAGGTGCTGGAAACGGTTATCCGGGAAATACCCTCGCCAAAGAATAATGACGACAAGCCTTTGCGCGCGCTGATCTTTGATTCATATTACGACACCTTCAAAGGCGTGATTGCTTACGTAAAAATTGTTGACGGGGTTGTTCGCGCTGAAGATTCTGTTTATTTGATGGCGTCAGGCGCTAAGGGCGATGTTTTGGAAACCGGGATTTTTATTCCGGAATTAAAAAAGAAAGATAATTTGACCAGCGGAGAAATTGGTTGGATCGCGACGGGGTTGAAAGCGATCGAAAAGTGCCGGGCCGGCGATACGATCACAAGTTTGAAAGCGGAGAGCGGAAAACATAAGGAAGAAAAGGAAGATCAAGATATTCAAAACAATCAGACAATCGAGCCGTTGCCGGGTTATCATGAGCCCAAACCGGTAGTTTATGCCAGTTTTTATCCGGCCGAAGGTGATGACTATTTTTATTTGCGGGAAGCGCTGAGCAAGTTAAAATTGACCGATGCTGCTTTTACTTTTGAGCCGGAAAGTTCCTCGGTGCTGGGAAAAGGCTTTCGTTGCGGGTTTTTGGGATTGTTACATTTGGAAATTATGGCGGAGCGCATCAAGCGGGAATACAATATTAATTTCATCTTGACAGCGCCAAGCGTAATTTATAAAATAAAGAGAAGGAATAGCGAGAAGGGCGAGCTGGAAGAGATCTTTTCCGCGAGCCATTTGCCGCTGCCCGAAGTGATCGCCGAAATGCATGAGCCGTGGGCGAAAGTTGACGTGATCACACCGGCGGATTATATTGGGAAAGTAATGACCTTAATGGAATCTATCCGCGGCATTTATATAAAAACCGATTATATCAACGATGCTCATGTGATCATCCAGTATGAAGCTCCTCTGGCCAATATCATCACTGATCTTCACGATAATTTAAAATCAGTCAGTTCCGGTTTTGCTTCCATGAGCTACGACATTATCGGTTGGCGCAGAGGCGATCTGGTGCGCTTGGATATACTGGTAGGAGGAGACAAGGTTGAGGCATTTTCGAGGATTGTCGTGGAAAAATCGGCGATGGAGATCGGCCGCGCCATGGCGGCAAAATTAAAAGAAGCAATTCCTCGTTCGCAATTCGTCATTCCGATCCAGGCGGCGATCGGAGGAAAGATCATCGCGCGCGAAACGATCAGTCCTTACCGGAAAGATGTGACCAAAAAACTTTACGGCGGAGATGTGACTAGAAAGAACAAATTACTTGAAAAGCAAAAGAAAGGCAAGAAAAAAATGAAAGCGATGGGTCGCGTGGAAATCCCGCAAAGCGTATTTATTGAGATAATGAAGAAGTAA
- the murJ gene encoding murein biosynthesis integral membrane protein MurJ, with product MNILKKIFFNQIDSLASAAIVLGFFSLASKFLGLVRDRILFGTFGTGDQLDIYYAAFRIPDTIFNLLIIGALSASFVPILSKYFYRKEDALAWKTINDVMNIFLFSVILGSFLLAVFAPVLLKFIVPGWSGEKFATTLALTRIMLLSPIFLTISSVVGAALQSSKRFMMFAFAPVVYNAGIIIGAVFFAKSMGIYGVALGVILGSILHFLVQLPVLISLGYKYKISFNWKNPDVRRIFRIMLPRTLSLGVNQINFFIITIFASFLASGSLSIFYLAGNIHNIFFGLIGISFSVAAFPALSAFLANGEKEKFTAVFSRTMREIIFFIIPATAFLVIFRSEIVHFIGRRADIDYATTETSLVFLALGLAAQSLVSQVVRTFWALGDTKTPFYTSLFGLAANVGAATWFVFYSGFGVVGLAIAFSLMNIVNFFMLYFFLRRKINYLDEARVVKSFGKIFVASALGGAAVWFLTSLFPGDFYKMNSLALAIRLTAGFAALALAFSFFAWIFQVRELSLFVRAVKRRLVNIFTVSASEVDGGSGKI from the coding sequence ATGAACATATTAAAAAAAATATTTTTCAATCAAATCGATAGCCTGGCTTCTGCGGCGATTGTCCTCGGTTTTTTTTCTTTAGCCAGCAAGTTTTTAGGTTTGGTGCGGGATCGCATTTTATTCGGCACTTTTGGCACGGGAGATCAATTGGATATATATTACGCCGCTTTCAGGATCCCCGACACGATATTCAATCTTTTGATAATCGGAGCTTTGTCGGCCAGTTTTGTGCCGATACTTTCCAAATATTTTTACAGGAAGGAAGACGCTCTTGCCTGGAAGACGATCAATGACGTGATGAATATATTTTTATTTAGCGTGATTCTGGGCAGTTTTCTTTTGGCGGTATTCGCTCCGGTTCTTTTGAAATTTATTGTTCCGGGATGGAGCGGAGAAAAATTCGCAACTACTTTGGCGCTTACGAGAATTATGCTTTTAAGTCCGATATTTCTTACTATCAGTAGTGTTGTTGGCGCGGCTTTGCAATCCAGCAAAAGATTTATGATGTTTGCTTTCGCGCCGGTCGTCTATAATGCGGGAATAATCATTGGAGCGGTTTTTTTTGCGAAATCAATGGGAATTTATGGCGTAGCGCTGGGAGTGATACTGGGATCAATATTGCATTTTTTAGTGCAGCTTCCGGTTTTAATTTCTCTCGGATATAAATACAAAATTTCTTTTAACTGGAAAAACCCGGATGTCCGGCGGATTTTCAGGATAATGCTGCCCAGAACCTTGAGCTTGGGCGTGAATCAGATAAATTTTTTTATTATTACGATCTTTGCTTCATTTTTGGCTTCAGGAAGCCTGTCTATTTTTTATCTTGCCGGCAATATCCATAATATATTTTTCGGCCTTATTGGAATATCTTTTTCAGTCGCGGCTTTTCCCGCGCTCTCCGCTTTTTTGGCCAATGGCGAGAAAGAAAAATTTACCGCTGTTTTTTCCCGCACGATGAGGGAAATTATTTTTTTTATAATTCCGGCAACGGCATTTCTTGTTATTTTTAGATCCGAGATCGTCCATTTTATCGGGAGAAGAGCAGATATCGATTATGCGACCACGGAAACCAGTTTGGTTTTTCTGGCTTTGGGGCTCGCGGCGCAATCTTTGGTCTCGCAAGTAGTGAGAACTTTTTGGGCGCTGGGCGACACAAAAACCCCTTTCTACACCAGCTTGTTCGGCTTGGCGGCGAATGTCGGGGCGGCGACTTGGTTTGTTTTTTATTCCGGTTTCGGCGTGGTGGGGCTTGCGATCGCTTTTTCGTTGATGAATATTGTTAATTTTTTTATGCTGTATTTTTTCTTGAGAAGAAAAATAAATTACTTGGACGAAGCGCGTGTTGTGAAATCGTTTGGCAAAATTTTTGTTGCCAGCGCCTTGGGCGGAGCCGCGGTTTGGTTTTTGACGAGTTTATTCCCGGGCGATTTTTATAAAATGAACAGTTTGGCGCTGGCGATTCGTTTAACGGCCGGCTTTGCAGCTCTGGCGCTGGCTTTTTCGTTTTTTGCCTGGATTTTCCAGGTTCGCGAACTTTCGCTGTTTGTCCGTGCGGTCAAAAGGCGCTTGGTTAATATTTTTACCGTTAGCGCGTCGGAAGTGGATGGAGGAAGCGGAAAAATATAG
- a CDS encoding iron-sulfur cluster assembly scaffold protein produces MVYSSKVIDHFTHPRNIGKMKNPDAAGEAGNPVCGDLMTIYLKIGKRKVAGSPRVRVEASKTEEFIKDIKFETLGCAAAIATSSMVTELAMGKTLEDAMKITRMQVADELGSLPPIKMHCSNLAAEALHKAIEEYRKKK; encoded by the coding sequence ATGGTTTATTCATCAAAAGTCATCGATCATTTTACCCACCCTCGTAATATTGGGAAAATGAAAAACCCGGACGCGGCGGGCGAGGCGGGAAATCCCGTTTGCGGGGATTTAATGACAATTTATCTTAAGATCGGGAAAAGAAAGGTAGCCGGCTCGCCTCGAGTACGAGTCGAAGCAAGCAAAACCGAAGAGTTTATCAAAGACATCAAATTTGAAACTCTTGGTTGCGCGGCCGCGATCGCCACTTCTTCAATGGTGACTGAATTGGCTATGGGAAAAACTTTGGAAGACGCAATGAAGATCACGAGAATGCAAGTGGCGGATGAGCTTGGCAGTTTGCCGCCGATCAAGATGCATTGCTCAAATCTGGCTGCCGAAGCTCTGCATAAGGCGATAGAGGAATACAGGAAGAAGAAATAA